In Ammoniphilus sp. CFH 90114, the DNA window CAGTAGTAAGCAAACGGATCGTGGATGTAGCACTGCCTTTTATGTACTTTCTAACCTGAACACTTTGGACATAATTAATAACTTTATAATTGTTAACACTTTGACCTGTTGGATACTGTTCATCTGCACTTGTTAGTGATCCATGAACAATGAGGCTTGATTGTTCAAATAACCCTCTCACACTGCCTACTTCGGTAGTATCAACCCTAAGTTTTGATATGTCTACTTGTCCGTATGCAGCAACAGAAGGGATAGCCAAAACTAAAAGCAGCCATGCGATGATTTTTGTCCTCATTCCCATTCATCTCCTCAGACGCTTACTACCTTCATTTTCTACGGTTTGCCTCTTTTTATCCTGACTCTCCCTTGGTGGAGCATACCAATAAATGGAATAGGTGTGCTATACTAGAAAAAAACGAAAGCTTGGTGAGCACCATGCTATTTACCAAGATTCTCGTAGCCTACGATGGCTCTCAGCTCTCTGACCTCGCCTTGCAGAAAGCAATAAAGTTAGCTCAATGGGATTCTAAGATCGAGATTCATGTTATTCATGTCGGCACTTACCGTATGTACCTCAAAGAATATAAATTAGCAGGGGAAATGAAACAATCCATCACCATTCCAGTCCTAGAAGGCGGGGAGGAGATTATACTTAAGATAAAGCAGTCCCTCAAACCACTTGCCAATCCTTGGAGAACCTATCTCCTCAAGGGCTACCCCGGAAAGGTCATTGTCCGACATGCCGAACAATACCATTGTGACCTCATTCTGATTGGAAACAAGGGCGCGAGCAAATGGAAAGAATGGTTACTTGGAAGCGTTAGTTGGTATGTTGTACAACATTCTACCGTCCCTGTTTTGGTTATAAAAAATTCTAAGAAGTAAGACCTGATTATCTAACGTGAGACTCATAAGTTTCACGCTTTTATTATTTTATTGGACAAAAAAATGACCTATCACACGAAGGATATGGACGTGGAGTATTCCATAATTTACACATATGCTTCTTAGGGAGAACATGGTATTTTGGTTACAGGGAATGGTTAATTTTTGTTCCATAACCAAAATTCATCGGGAGAGGATGAAAACAACATGAAGAAGAAAATAATGACAAAGATCCTTCTAGCTTCAACGATGGTTTGGACAAGCCTTACAGGAATTACAACCGCTTCAACATTTGGAAATGATCTCGTGACAGAGGCAAGGAAGTACATTGGTTATGATATTACGAAGTATGATACCAGTTACTTAATCACTTATGTTTATAAACAGCAAGGCCTTACACTGCCAACAGGTCTAAAAGCCCTATCAAATGAAGGCACTCTTATTAATAAGAAAGACTTACAAGTAGGTGACGTCGTCTTTTTTGGCAGCAGTGTCAACAACATGATTGCCGTAGGATTTTATGAAGGGAATGATCGAGTCATTCTTTCGTATAAACCTTATAAGAAAGTTCAGTATCTAGACCTTAATTCCACCATTGCCAAGAACAATTATCTAGGAGCGAAAAGAATTGTCCCTGAACAACCTAAAGTCGAGGCACCAACTCCACCTCCTCCTGTTATTCCTGAACCAACAACTGATAGCACCATCCGACAAAATATCGTTGACGCAGGACTCAAGTATTTAGGAACTCGATATGAATACGGTTCCACTCGGGCAACGAAGGACAGTATGGACTGCTCAGAATTTGTAATGTGGGCTTACCGTGACGGTGCGAATATTGATTTTGGCCGTGGTGGAGCCAGTTCACAATTAAAATATGTAAAAGCAAATGGTACATATACAACAAAAATGGACGAGCTTAAAGTGGGAGACATCATGTTTTTTATGTCGTACAAGGGCTTTAGATCGTCTGACTACGAAGGAATAGATGTTTCGAAACAAAGTGTAGGACATTCCGGAATCTATATGGGGAATGGAAAAGTACTCCATACATACTCCAAGGATTCCGGTGGTGTACGAATTGATGATGTAGCCGGACGTCATTGGGAATGGCGCTTTATCGGCGGAGGAAGTCCATTAAAGTAAAGAAAGTATACTCATAAAAGTTGAGGGTGACATCGTTAGACGGTGAGACCCTCATTTTTTTATAGAAATTGCGCTCAAAATGAAAGACAATGATTTCTTATGCGAAATCATTGCCTTGGGTCATTTTTAAGAGATCTTTACTAATTTCTGAGTATCGGAGTGAGTGCCCACAAGTACATCCAATTCTTCTCTTGCTTCTTCAATTGTTTCAAACGCCTCAAAGAACTTCACAGGAATGTGGTTAACGTAAGTTTTATCGCTTTCTTCCACAATTTTGATCTTACACTTGCTATCTGTTACTTTCATGATGGAGTAGTTAGCTTTGCGTTTGTCATAGAACATATAATCATAAGACTCAACTAATTCGATACCTGGAGTAGTAAGATCTGTCTGATAGCTTTCTTTATTTGTTAGAACAATATAGCTCATTGAACAAACACCCCTTTTGTATTTTGTATACCAATTTACTGATTATATCTATACTATAACAAACTAGCAATTTTCGCAACATTTCGTTACACCCTGGACGAAAAAACAGGGCTTACTTTTCCTTTAATAGAGATTTATGGATCCAGATAGCAGCTTGTGCCCCTTCCCCCATGGCAATGCTTACTTGTTCCGAATGGGCCACAATATCTCCCGCTGCCCAGATATGTTGAATGTTCGTCATTTTCGTACGAGGATCTACGAGGATGTGTTTATTCTCAAGCCTTTCCACACCTAATTGAGCCGCTAGATCGGTTTTAACCTCATTCCCTCCAAAGGCAATAAAGGTTCCTTCCGTGTGAATCACTTCTTCAGTCTCTAGCCCCAACTTGATTAATCCATGTCCATTCACGATATCCATAGTCTTGATTCTTTCGTTTATCAAACGAATTCCTTTTCCATCCATTTGCTTCCGATATTCAAGATCTACTGGTTTCTTTTCGTGGTTTATATAGGTAATTTCCTGCGTCCAATAAGTTAGGGTTAGAGCCATACGAGCACCCGTATTACCTGCACCTAAAACAACAGCATGTTGATCCCTAATCTCATACCCGTCGCAGTCAGGACAGATAAATACACTCAACCCCAAACAAGGGACTAGGCTGTAGAGATCCTCCGGGATGCGGTCCATCACGCCCGTAGATAACAATAGTCTTTTACATTTATAATCTCTTCCTGTTTTACCTTGCATTACGAAGGCTTGTTGGCTGGTTTGGGCTTTGACAATCAAGTCCTGTACAAAGGTTACCCCTAGGTCTTTCGCTTGCTTGATCCCAAGCGAACGAAGGTGTTCGCCACTGACTCCATCTGGCCAGCCCAAGAGATTATGGTAACGCCTGCATAGGGTCGATCTCCCATACCCTGAATCAATAACTAGTGTTTGATGTTGGTATCTTCCTAGTTGTATAGCTGCTTGGATCCCAGCAATCCCTCCGCCCACAATGATACAATCATACATCATCTTGGTTTTTCCTCCCAGTGAGTACGTTTCGATATTTATTAAAATACCGTAAACAATGAGCTTTTATGAAAAGATGGGTTATTTTTGAACTTCCTACGGAAATAGAATAAAATAAGGGTAAAAACAAAGGAGTGGGAACTATTGGATCCAAGACCTATTAAGAGCAGTAGCACCGTACTTACATCGCTAGTTCTACCTCCTGATACGAATCATTATGACAATATCTTCGGTGGAAAGGTACTTTCTTATATCGATGAGGTTGCGGCTATCGCCGCGATGAGACATTGTCAAAGTGCTGTTGTTACAGCTTCCATTGATTCTGTAGACTTTCTTAACCCCGTAAAGAAAGGGTATGCGATACGCTTAGAAGCTTTTGTCACCTGGACTGGCCGTTCTTCTATGGAAGTTTTCGTACAAGTTTCCTCTGAGGACCTCTTGACAGGTACCAAGCAATTAACAGCTACCTCTTTTGTGTGCATGGTTGCGATTAATGAAGAGGGGAGAACCGTTCCTGTACCTCCTGTATACCCAGAATCAGAATTCGAGAAGGAATTGCATCATACAGCCCCTAGACGTCAGCAAGACCGACAAATGCGCAAAAGTAAGGAACTGCATAAGA includes these proteins:
- a CDS encoding universal stress protein codes for the protein MLFTKILVAYDGSQLSDLALQKAIKLAQWDSKIEIHVIHVGTYRMYLKEYKLAGEMKQSITIPVLEGGEEIILKIKQSLKPLANPWRTYLLKGYPGKVIVRHAEQYHCDLILIGNKGASKWKEWLLGSVSWYVVQHSTVPVLVIKNSKK
- a CDS encoding C40 family peptidase, which gives rise to MKKKIMTKILLASTMVWTSLTGITTASTFGNDLVTEARKYIGYDITKYDTSYLITYVYKQQGLTLPTGLKALSNEGTLINKKDLQVGDVVFFGSSVNNMIAVGFYEGNDRVILSYKPYKKVQYLDLNSTIAKNNYLGAKRIVPEQPKVEAPTPPPPVIPEPTTDSTIRQNIVDAGLKYLGTRYEYGSTRATKDSMDCSEFVMWAYRDGANIDFGRGGASSQLKYVKANGTYTTKMDELKVGDIMFFMSYKGFRSSDYEGIDVSKQSVGHSGIYMGNGKVLHTYSKDSGGVRIDDVAGRHWEWRFIGGGSPLK
- a CDS encoding NAD(P)/FAD-dependent oxidoreductase; this translates as MMYDCIIVGGGIAGIQAAIQLGRYQHQTLVIDSGYGRSTLCRRYHNLLGWPDGVSGEHLRSLGIKQAKDLGVTFVQDLIVKAQTSQQAFVMQGKTGRDYKCKRLLLSTGVMDRIPEDLYSLVPCLGLSVFICPDCDGYEIRDQHAVVLGAGNTGARMALTLTYWTQEITYINHEKKPVDLEYRKQMDGKGIRLINERIKTMDIVNGHGLIKLGLETEEVIHTEGTFIAFGGNEVKTDLAAQLGVERLENKHILVDPRTKMTNIQHIWAAGDIVAHSEQVSIAMGEGAQAAIWIHKSLLKEK
- a CDS encoding acyl-CoA thioesterase, coding for MDPRPIKSSSTVLTSLVLPPDTNHYDNIFGGKVLSYIDEVAAIAAMRHCQSAVVTASIDSVDFLNPVKKGYAIRLEAFVTWTGRSSMEVFVQVSSEDLLTGTKQLTATSFVCMVAINEEGRTVPVPPVYPESEFEKELHHTAPRRQQDRQMRKSKELHKMIELK